Proteins encoded within one genomic window of Oryza brachyantha chromosome 7, ObraRS2, whole genome shotgun sequence:
- the LOC121054964 gene encoding uncharacterized protein LOC121054964: protein MDALSCLPLPCAAAFTDADITRALHFSMPPDHSASPSSSSSSPFLADFAAAGGFLPSSAPPPPVMPAITCESVLVADSARAPPMKRHQLRLGPAGGRAGKRRSRASKRAPTTYISTDPANFRIMVQQVTGVQADPASLADGGIQLPTATTAPFDAASLHLLDAASPDAIAAAFASNPLLAEQAAALQRQQTQPCFPTLDSSWSAVMYEGSDLL, encoded by the coding sequence atgGACGCTCTCTCCTGCCTGCCGCtgccctgcgccgccgccttcaccgACGCCGACATCACGCGCGCGCTCCACTTCTCCATGCCGCCCGACCACTccgcctccccttcctcctcctcctcctcgcctttcctcgccgacttcgccgccgccgggggctTCCTGCCctcgtccgcgccgccgccgccggtgatgcCTGCGATCACCTGTGAGTCGGTGCTCGTGGCCGAcagcgcgcgcgccccgccgaTGAAGCGGCACCAGCTCAGATTAGGCCCCGCGGGCGGCCGTGCCGGGAAGCGGCGGTCGCGGGCCTCGAAGCGCGCGCCCACCACCTACATCAGCACCGACCCGGCCAACTTCCGCATCATGGTGCAGCAGGTCACCGGCGTCCAGGCCGAccccgcctccctcgccgacggcggcatcCAGCTTCCCACAGCCACCACCGCACCGTTCGACGCCGCGTCCCTCCACCTGCTCGACGCTGCCTCCCCCGACGctatcgccgccgccttcgcctccAACCCGCTGCTCGCCGaacaggcggcggcgcttcaGCGCCAGCAGACGCAGCCGTGCTTCCCCACGCTGGACTCATCATGGAGCGCCGTCATGTACGAGGGCAGCGACCTACTCTGA